The proteins below come from a single Salvelinus fontinalis isolate EN_2023a chromosome 1, ASM2944872v1, whole genome shotgun sequence genomic window:
- the LOC129863137 gene encoding homeobox protein SIX2-like isoform X2: MSMLPTFGFTQEQVACVCEVLQQGGNIERLGRFLWSLPACEHLHKNESVLKAKAVVAFHRGNFRELYKILESHQFSPHNHPKLQQLWLKAHYIEAEKLRGRPLGAVGKYRVRRKFPLPRSIWDGEETSYCFKEKSRNVLREWYTHNPYPSPREKRELAEGTGLTTTQVSNWFKNRRQRDRAAEAKERENNENSNTNSHNPLTSSMNGNKTLLGSSDDDKTPSGTPDHTSSSPAMLLVSNSGLQMHGLAPPPGPSAILVSSLDSVHHHHSLHDTILNPMSSNLVELGS; encoded by the exons ATgtctatgcttccaacttttgGCTTTACGCAAGAGCAAGTTGCGTGCGTCTGCGAGGTCCTCCAACAGGGTGGAAACATCGAACGGCTCGGGCGCTTTTTGTGGTCTTTACCCGCGTGTGAGCACCTCCACAAAAATGAAAGTGTTCTCAAAGCTAAAGCTGTGGTCGCCTTTCACAGAGGAAATTTCAGAGAGCTTTATAAGATCCTTGAGAGCCACCAATTTTCCCCTCACAATCACCCGAAGCTGCAACAGCTTTGGCTCAAAGCACACTATATCGAGGCGGAGAAGCTCCGAGGCCGCCCTCTCGGGGCTGTGGGAAAGTACCGTGTCCGCAGAAAGTTCCCCCTGCCTCGGTCTATCTGGGACGGAGAGGAGACAAGTTACTGTTTCAAAGAGAAGAGCAGGAACGTCCTCAGAGAATGGTACACGCATAACCCCTACCCTTCCCCGCGGGAGAAGAGGGAGCTCGCCGAGGGCACAGGGTTGACAACCACACAAGTCAGTAACTGGTTCAAAAACAGACGACAAAGAGACCGCGCGGCAGAAGCTAAGGAAAG GGAAAACAACGAAAACTCCAACACCAACAGCCACAACCCATTGACTTCTTCCATGAATGGAAATAAAACACTTTTGGGGAGCTCAGACGACGACAAAACGCCTTCAGGGACTCCGGATCACACTTCGTCGAGCCCGGCAATGCTCCTCGTTTCAAACTCCGGGCTGCAGATGCACGGCCTCGCGCCTCCACCCGGGCCTAGCGCCATCCTCGTGTCCAGCCTTGACTCTGTGCACCATCATCACTCTTTGCACGACACTATACTGAACCCTATGTCGTCCAACCTGGTCGAACTCGGCTCTTAA
- the LOC129863137 gene encoding homeobox protein SIX2-like isoform X1, producing MSMLPTFGFTQEQVACVCEVLQQGGNIERLGRFLWSLPACEHLHKNESVLKAKAVVAFHRGNFRELYKILESHQFSPHNHPKLQQLWLKAHYIEAEKLRGRPLGAVGKYRVRRKFPLPRSIWDGEETSYCFKEKSRNVLREWYTHNPYPSPREKRELAEGTGLTTTQVSNWFKNRRQRDRAAEAKERYEENNENSNTNSHNPLTSSMNGNKTLLGSSDDDKTPSGTPDHTSSSPAMLLVSNSGLQMHGLAPPPGPSAILVSSLDSVHHHHSLHDTILNPMSSNLVELGS from the exons ATgtctatgcttccaacttttgGCTTTACGCAAGAGCAAGTTGCGTGCGTCTGCGAGGTCCTCCAACAGGGTGGAAACATCGAACGGCTCGGGCGCTTTTTGTGGTCTTTACCCGCGTGTGAGCACCTCCACAAAAATGAAAGTGTTCTCAAAGCTAAAGCTGTGGTCGCCTTTCACAGAGGAAATTTCAGAGAGCTTTATAAGATCCTTGAGAGCCACCAATTTTCCCCTCACAATCACCCGAAGCTGCAACAGCTTTGGCTCAAAGCACACTATATCGAGGCGGAGAAGCTCCGAGGCCGCCCTCTCGGGGCTGTGGGAAAGTACCGTGTCCGCAGAAAGTTCCCCCTGCCTCGGTCTATCTGGGACGGAGAGGAGACAAGTTACTGTTTCAAAGAGAAGAGCAGGAACGTCCTCAGAGAATGGTACACGCATAACCCCTACCCTTCCCCGCGGGAGAAGAGGGAGCTCGCCGAGGGCACAGGGTTGACAACCACACAAGTCAGTAACTGGTTCAAAAACAGACGACAAAGAGACCGCGCGGCAGAAGCTAAGGAAAGGTACGA GGAAAACAACGAAAACTCCAACACCAACAGCCACAACCCATTGACTTCTTCCATGAATGGAAATAAAACACTTTTGGGGAGCTCAGACGACGACAAAACGCCTTCAGGGACTCCGGATCACACTTCGTCGAGCCCGGCAATGCTCCTCGTTTCAAACTCCGGGCTGCAGATGCACGGCCTCGCGCCTCCACCCGGGCCTAGCGCCATCCTCGTGTCCAGCCTTGACTCTGTGCACCATCATCACTCTTTGCACGACACTATACTGAACCCTATGTCGTCCAACCTGGTCGAACTCGGCTCTTAA